One Gossypium hirsutum isolate 1008001.06 chromosome A11, Gossypium_hirsutum_v2.1, whole genome shotgun sequence genomic window carries:
- the LOC107924389 gene encoding uncharacterized protein isoform X4: MATKEDEEKPETPIPSKPSPNSKDFVSQPKQNDVSPPSKLSLSTKELIVSAAANISSHPLQTNDPNVWGVLTAISNNARKRQQGMNMLLTADEHCIGRSVKEISFRIDSNSVSAVHCKIYRKRVTNEDTQHAPNCYTSVFLKDTSTNGTYLNWERLRKNSPEFKVQHGDIISFSAPPQHELAFAFVYREVLTSMHPAEGACAKRKADCADELTCENKRLKGIGIGAPEGPISLDDFRSLQRSNRELRKQLEDQVLTIDTLRNENRATVERHENEDTRQKLVDSDNKVRQLETQVCEEQKTSANTRKKVEELEHEIKGLRKELETEKAGREEAWAKVSALELEINATMRDLDYERRRLKGARERIMLRETQLRAFYSTTEEISILFAKQQEQLKTMQRTLEDEENYENTSVDIDLNVQYQNVNGTRVREKAPTGHRENSTMREGSTTSAQRVNISSDEASVTEKHDCGMRSQDVGENTQEAEFTSADRSVKGIFGFDVDGVGTTPILEGDPIGTERVLETESFGIGVEPNIDLNRCGTLGGDTMQFDYETNAHESDERVQTTCLDTSVQSQLNKPHETQKSTEDKEGGGTTMTTELLASEGFERQANGTNPSVHGENVLPKSRDNDKNRAMVGENQSRSSSEATTSTRNDERQALSEMIGIVAPDLKEQFVGAATSDSGTEDCADSEDGDHNNYRVAAKSGSISDAETEGSDQADMDQKHNDKMDDDDETTSEDFVG, from the exons ATGGCCacaaaggaagatgaagaaaaacCAGAGACACCAATTCCTTCAAAGCCAAGTCCAAACTCCAAGGACTTTGTGTCCCAGCCCAAGCAAAACGATGTCTCTCCGCCTTCTAAGTTGTCGTTGAGTACCAAAGAGTTAATAGTCTCAGCCGCCGCCAACATCTCCTCTCATCCTCTCCAAACCAACGATCCCAACGTTTGGGGCGTTCTCACCGCTATTTCTAACAATGCCCGCAAACGCCAGCAG GGTATGAATATGCTTTTGACTGCGGATGAGCACTGCATTGGTCGATCAGTAAAGGAAATAAGTTTCCGAATTGATTCAAATTCCGTTAGCGCGGTACATTGCAAAATATATAGGAAGAGAGTGACCAATGAAGATACACAGCATGCCCCCAACTGTTATACATCCGTTTTCTTGAAAGATACAAG cACAAATGGGACGTATCTTAATTGGGAGAGATTGAGAAAGAATAGTCCTGAATTTAAAGTCCAACATGGAGACATCATTTCATTTTCTGCCCCTCCACAACATG AACTTGCTTTTGCGTTTGTATATCGAGAAGTTCTTACCTCTATGCACCCAGCAGAAGGTGCATGTGCAAAAAGAAAAGCTG ACTGTGCAGATGAGCTTACCTGTGAAAACAAAAGATTAAAAGGTATTGGCATTGGTGCTCCTGAGGGTCCTATATCTCTTGATGATTTTCGGAGTCTTCAGCGGTCAAACAGG GAACTGAGAAAGCAATTGGAAGATCAGGTGCTTACAATAGATACATTGCGTAATGAGAATCGTGCAACCGTTGAGCGTCATGAAAAT GAAGACACTAGGCAGAAATTGGTCGATTCTGATAATAAAGTTCGCCAACTAGAAACCCAAGTTTGCGAAGAACAAAAGACCTCTGCAAATACAAGAAAA AAAGTGGAAGAACTTGAACATGAAATAAAAGGATTGAGGAAAGAACTTGAGACTGAAAAG GCAGGCCGAGAAGAAGCATGGGCTAAAGTTTCGGCCCTTGAGCTTGAAATAAATGCTACAATGCGAGATCTTGATTATGAGAGGAGGAGGCTAAAAGGTGCCAGGGAAAGAATTATGCTTCG AGAAACACAGCTACGAGCATTTTATTCTACAACTGAGGAAATCTCCATACTGTTTGCAAAGCAGCAAGAACAACTGAAGACAATGCAGAGAACTCTGGAAGATGAGGAAAATTATGAGAACACATCGGTTGATATTGACCTTAACGTACAGTACCAGAATGTAAATGGAACCAGAGTTAGAGAAAAGGCTCCTACTGGCCATCGTGAAAATAGTACCATGAGGGAAGGCTCCACTACTTCAGCTCAGAGGGTTAATATTTCTAGTGATGAGGCCAGTGTTACTGAGAAGCATGACTGCGGTATGAGAAGTCAAGATGTTGGCGAAAATACACAGGAGGCAGAATTTACAAGTGCTGATCGTTCTGTTAAAGGCATCTTTGGTTTTGACGTTGATGGTGTTGGTACAACACCTATTCTGGAAGGAGATCCCATTGGTACCGAACGTGTCCTTGAAACTGAAAGCTTTGGAATTGGGGTTGAACCGAATATAGATTTGAACAGGTGTGGAACTTTAGGTGGAGATACAATGCAGTTTGATTATGAAACTAATGCACATGAAAGTGATGAACGGGTTCAAACAACTTGCCTAGATACTTCAGTACAATCTCAGTTGAATAAACCACACGAGACTCAAAAATCCACAGAAGACAAAGAAGGTGGAGGCACGACCATGACAACAGAACTTTTAGCTTCAGAAGGTTTTGAGAGGCAGGCCAACGGTACTAATCCTTCCGTCCATGGAGAAAATGTCTTACCTAAATCTAGAGACAACGATAAGAATCGTGCTATGGTAGGTGAGAATCAAAGTAGATCATCTTCCGAGGCTACTACTTCCACGCGTAATGATGAACGTCAAGCATTGAGTGAGATGATTGGAATTGTTGCTCCTGATTTGAAAGAGCAATTTGTGGGTGCTGCTACTTCTGACTCAGGTACTGAAGATTGCGCTGACAGCGAGGATGGTGATCATAATAACTACAGAGTAGCTGCTAAGTCTGGATCAATATCAGATGCAGAAACAGAGGGAAGTGATCAGGCTGATATGGATCAAAAGCATAATGATAAAATGGATGACGATGATGAAACTACAAGTGAAGATTTCGTTGGGTAG
- the LOC107923553 gene encoding uncharacterized mitochondrial protein AtMg00820-like, translated as MITQLKTGIFKPKALSVEAVDYEPRTIEEALTDPAWKLAVQVEFDALMANSIWELISLPYGRKVIGCKWLFKVKKNPDGTIALRKARLVAKRCSQVPDYDFKETFIPVVKPATIRTILSIVVSHGWQICQVDINNAFLNGDLTDEVFMQ; from the coding sequence ATGATTACTCAGCTCAAGACTGGGATTTTTAAACCTAAGGCACTATCTGTTGAAGCTGTTGATTATGAGCCACGCACAATTGAGGAAGCTCTTACTGATCCAGCATGGAAACTAGCAGTCCAAGTTGAATTTGATGCCCTCATGGCCAACTCTATTTGGGAACTTATTTCTCTTCCTTATGGACGTAAGGTAATAGGGTGTAAGTGGCTtttcaaagtaaagaaaaatccTGATGGGACTATTGCTCTGCGTAAAGCTAGGTTGGTAGCAAAGAGGTGTTCGCAAGTTCCTGATTATGATTTCAAGGAAACGTTCATTCCAGTGGTCAAGCCTGCTACTATTCGAACCATACTCTCAATTGTTGTCTCTCATGGTTGGCAGATTTGTCAGGTCGATATCAACAATGCCTTCTTAAATGGTGATCTCACTGACGAAGTGTTCATGCAATAA
- the LOC107924389 gene encoding sporulation-specific protein 15 isoform X2, translated as MATKEDEEKPETPIPSKPSPNSKDFVSQPKQNDVSPPSKLSLSTKELIVSAAANISSHPLQTNDPNVWGVLTAISNNARKRQQGMNMLLTADEHCIGRSVKEISFRIDSNSVSAVHCKIYRKRVTNEDTQHAPNCYTSVFLKDTSTNGTYLNWERLRKNSPEFKVQHGDIISFSAPPQHELAFAFVYREVLTSMHPAEGACAKRKADCADELTCENKRLKGIGIGAPEGPISLDDFRSLQRSNRELRKQLEDQVLTIDTLRNENRATVERHENEIKEIKESVAMSYLDQIKELQILLDGKQKELVEVNRISAEQKHAIEDLNERLSASLQSCTEANERIKNQKASIAELKVQLDEEWDKRREEREKATADLKAAVQRAQFEAQEELQRLSDVYLKRETEKKEVINKLEESLRKSSAQVEDLVSKLEDTRQKLVDSDNKVRQLETQVCEEQKTSANTRKKVEELEHEIKGLRKELETEKAGREEAWAKVSALELEINATMRDLDYERRRLKGARERIMLRETQLRAFYSTTEEISILFAKQQEQLKTMQRTLEDEENYENTSVDIDLNVQYQNVNGTRVREKAPTGHRENSTMREGSTTSAQRVNISSDEASVTEKHDCGMRSQDVGENTQEAEFTSADRSVKGIFGFDVDGVGTTPILEGDPIGTERVLETESFGIGVEPNIDLNRCGTLGGDTMQFDYETNAHESDERVQTTCLDTSVQSQLNKPHETQKSTEDKEGGGTTMTTELLASEGFERQANGTNPSVHGENVLPKSRDNDKNRAMVGENQSRSSSEATTSTRNDERQALSEMIGIVAPDLKEQFVGAATSDSGTEDCADSEDGDHNNYRVAAKSGSISDAETEGSDQADMDQKHNDKMDDDDETTSEDFVG; from the exons ATGGCCacaaaggaagatgaagaaaaacCAGAGACACCAATTCCTTCAAAGCCAAGTCCAAACTCCAAGGACTTTGTGTCCCAGCCCAAGCAAAACGATGTCTCTCCGCCTTCTAAGTTGTCGTTGAGTACCAAAGAGTTAATAGTCTCAGCCGCCGCCAACATCTCCTCTCATCCTCTCCAAACCAACGATCCCAACGTTTGGGGCGTTCTCACCGCTATTTCTAACAATGCCCGCAAACGCCAGCAG GGTATGAATATGCTTTTGACTGCGGATGAGCACTGCATTGGTCGATCAGTAAAGGAAATAAGTTTCCGAATTGATTCAAATTCCGTTAGCGCGGTACATTGCAAAATATATAGGAAGAGAGTGACCAATGAAGATACACAGCATGCCCCCAACTGTTATACATCCGTTTTCTTGAAAGATACAAG cACAAATGGGACGTATCTTAATTGGGAGAGATTGAGAAAGAATAGTCCTGAATTTAAAGTCCAACATGGAGACATCATTTCATTTTCTGCCCCTCCACAACATG AACTTGCTTTTGCGTTTGTATATCGAGAAGTTCTTACCTCTATGCACCCAGCAGAAGGTGCATGTGCAAAAAGAAAAGCTG ACTGTGCAGATGAGCTTACCTGTGAAAACAAAAGATTAAAAGGTATTGGCATTGGTGCTCCTGAGGGTCCTATATCTCTTGATGATTTTCGGAGTCTTCAGCGGTCAAACAGG GAACTGAGAAAGCAATTGGAAGATCAGGTGCTTACAATAGATACATTGCGTAATGAGAATCGTGCAACCGTTGAGCGTCATGAAAAT GAAATCAAAGAGATAAAAGAATCAGTTGCGATGTCATACCTTGATCAGATCAAAGAATTGCAAATTTTGTTAGATGGTAAGCAAAAGGAGCTTGTAGAGGTCAATCGGATATCAGCTGAACAAAAGCATGCTATAGAAGACCTTAATGAAAGACTTAGTGCTTCCCTCCAGTCATGTACTGAAGCAAACGAAAGGATTAAGAA TCAGAAGGCATCTATAGCTGAACTTAAGGTTCAGTTAGATGAAGAGTGGGACAAGAGACGAGAAGAACGAGAAAAAGCTACTGCTGATTTAAAAGCAGCGGTGCAAAGAGCTCAGTTTGAGGCTCAAGAGGAACTGCAACGACTATCAGATGTTTATTTAAAACGAGAAACAGAGAAAAAGGAAGTAATTAATAAGCTTGAG GAATCACTGAGAAAAAGCTCAGCACAAGTGGAAGATCTGGTGTCCAAGCTG GAAGACACTAGGCAGAAATTGGTCGATTCTGATAATAAAGTTCGCCAACTAGAAACCCAAGTTTGCGAAGAACAAAAGACCTCTGCAAATACAAGAAAA AAAGTGGAAGAACTTGAACATGAAATAAAAGGATTGAGGAAAGAACTTGAGACTGAAAAG GCAGGCCGAGAAGAAGCATGGGCTAAAGTTTCGGCCCTTGAGCTTGAAATAAATGCTACAATGCGAGATCTTGATTATGAGAGGAGGAGGCTAAAAGGTGCCAGGGAAAGAATTATGCTTCG AGAAACACAGCTACGAGCATTTTATTCTACAACTGAGGAAATCTCCATACTGTTTGCAAAGCAGCAAGAACAACTGAAGACAATGCAGAGAACTCTGGAAGATGAGGAAAATTATGAGAACACATCGGTTGATATTGACCTTAACGTACAGTACCAGAATGTAAATGGAACCAGAGTTAGAGAAAAGGCTCCTACTGGCCATCGTGAAAATAGTACCATGAGGGAAGGCTCCACTACTTCAGCTCAGAGGGTTAATATTTCTAGTGATGAGGCCAGTGTTACTGAGAAGCATGACTGCGGTATGAGAAGTCAAGATGTTGGCGAAAATACACAGGAGGCAGAATTTACAAGTGCTGATCGTTCTGTTAAAGGCATCTTTGGTTTTGACGTTGATGGTGTTGGTACAACACCTATTCTGGAAGGAGATCCCATTGGTACCGAACGTGTCCTTGAAACTGAAAGCTTTGGAATTGGGGTTGAACCGAATATAGATTTGAACAGGTGTGGAACTTTAGGTGGAGATACAATGCAGTTTGATTATGAAACTAATGCACATGAAAGTGATGAACGGGTTCAAACAACTTGCCTAGATACTTCAGTACAATCTCAGTTGAATAAACCACACGAGACTCAAAAATCCACAGAAGACAAAGAAGGTGGAGGCACGACCATGACAACAGAACTTTTAGCTTCAGAAGGTTTTGAGAGGCAGGCCAACGGTACTAATCCTTCCGTCCATGGAGAAAATGTCTTACCTAAATCTAGAGACAACGATAAGAATCGTGCTATGGTAGGTGAGAATCAAAGTAGATCATCTTCCGAGGCTACTACTTCCACGCGTAATGATGAACGTCAAGCATTGAGTGAGATGATTGGAATTGTTGCTCCTGATTTGAAAGAGCAATTTGTGGGTGCTGCTACTTCTGACTCAGGTACTGAAGATTGCGCTGACAGCGAGGATGGTGATCATAATAACTACAGAGTAGCTGCTAAGTCTGGATCAATATCAGATGCAGAAACAGAGGGAAGTGATCAGGCTGATATGGATCAAAAGCATAATGATAAAATGGATGACGATGATGAAACTACAAGTGAAGATTTCGTTGGGTAG
- the LOC107923276 gene encoding protein LITTLE ZIPPER 3, with protein sequence MLVNSSSCCRKRQSKLRHNVLVPRLNRLRRLRAKKMGAVGIKTDMEIKNLKLYMENQIIIQENEKLRKKALLLHQENQTLLAQLQKKLCNPQNQSLKT encoded by the exons ATGTTGGTTAACTCTTCTTCATGCTGCCGAAAACGTCAGTCCAAGCTAAGACATAACGTTCTTGTTCCAAGGCTCAACAG GTTGAGAAGATTAAGGGCAAAGAAGATGGGGGCCGTCGGGATTAAAACAGATATGGAAATAAAAAACTTGAAACTGTACATGGAGAATCAGATTATCATACAAGAGAACGAGAAGCTGAGGAAGAAAGCACTTCTTCTTCACCAGGAGAACCAAACCCTGTTGGCTCAGCTACAGAAGAAGTTGTGTAATCCGCAGAATCAGTCCTTGAAAACCTAG
- the LOC107924389 gene encoding sporulation-specific protein 15 isoform X1, with protein MATKEDEEKPETPIPSKPSPNSKDFVSQPKQNDVSPPSKLSLSTKELIVSAAANISSHPLQTNDPNVWGVLTAISNNARKRQQGMNMLLTADEHCIGRSVKEISFRIDSNSVSAVHCKIYRKRVTNEDTQHAPNCYTSVFLKDTSTNGTYLNWERLRKNSPEFKVQHGDIISFSAPPQHELAFAFVYREVLTSMHPAEGACAKRKADCADELTCENKRLKGIGIGAPEGPISLDDFRSLQRSNRELRKQLEDQVLTIDTLRNENRATVERHENEIKEIKESVAMSYLDQIKELQILLDGKQKELVEVNRISAEQKHAIEDLNERLSASLQSCTEANERIKNQKASIAELKVQLDEEWDKRREEREKATADLKAAVQRAQFEAQEELQRLSDVYLKRETEKKEVINKLEESLRKSSAQVEDLVSKLEDTRQKLVDSDNKVRQLETQVCEEQKTSANTRKKVEELEHEIKGLRKELETEKQAGREEAWAKVSALELEINATMRDLDYERRRLKGARERIMLRETQLRAFYSTTEEISILFAKQQEQLKTMQRTLEDEENYENTSVDIDLNVQYQNVNGTRVREKAPTGHRENSTMREGSTTSAQRVNISSDEASVTEKHDCGMRSQDVGENTQEAEFTSADRSVKGIFGFDVDGVGTTPILEGDPIGTERVLETESFGIGVEPNIDLNRCGTLGGDTMQFDYETNAHESDERVQTTCLDTSVQSQLNKPHETQKSTEDKEGGGTTMTTELLASEGFERQANGTNPSVHGENVLPKSRDNDKNRAMVGENQSRSSSEATTSTRNDERQALSEMIGIVAPDLKEQFVGAATSDSGTEDCADSEDGDHNNYRVAAKSGSISDAETEGSDQADMDQKHNDKMDDDDETTSEDFVG; from the exons ATGGCCacaaaggaagatgaagaaaaacCAGAGACACCAATTCCTTCAAAGCCAAGTCCAAACTCCAAGGACTTTGTGTCCCAGCCCAAGCAAAACGATGTCTCTCCGCCTTCTAAGTTGTCGTTGAGTACCAAAGAGTTAATAGTCTCAGCCGCCGCCAACATCTCCTCTCATCCTCTCCAAACCAACGATCCCAACGTTTGGGGCGTTCTCACCGCTATTTCTAACAATGCCCGCAAACGCCAGCAG GGTATGAATATGCTTTTGACTGCGGATGAGCACTGCATTGGTCGATCAGTAAAGGAAATAAGTTTCCGAATTGATTCAAATTCCGTTAGCGCGGTACATTGCAAAATATATAGGAAGAGAGTGACCAATGAAGATACACAGCATGCCCCCAACTGTTATACATCCGTTTTCTTGAAAGATACAAG cACAAATGGGACGTATCTTAATTGGGAGAGATTGAGAAAGAATAGTCCTGAATTTAAAGTCCAACATGGAGACATCATTTCATTTTCTGCCCCTCCACAACATG AACTTGCTTTTGCGTTTGTATATCGAGAAGTTCTTACCTCTATGCACCCAGCAGAAGGTGCATGTGCAAAAAGAAAAGCTG ACTGTGCAGATGAGCTTACCTGTGAAAACAAAAGATTAAAAGGTATTGGCATTGGTGCTCCTGAGGGTCCTATATCTCTTGATGATTTTCGGAGTCTTCAGCGGTCAAACAGG GAACTGAGAAAGCAATTGGAAGATCAGGTGCTTACAATAGATACATTGCGTAATGAGAATCGTGCAACCGTTGAGCGTCATGAAAAT GAAATCAAAGAGATAAAAGAATCAGTTGCGATGTCATACCTTGATCAGATCAAAGAATTGCAAATTTTGTTAGATGGTAAGCAAAAGGAGCTTGTAGAGGTCAATCGGATATCAGCTGAACAAAAGCATGCTATAGAAGACCTTAATGAAAGACTTAGTGCTTCCCTCCAGTCATGTACTGAAGCAAACGAAAGGATTAAGAA TCAGAAGGCATCTATAGCTGAACTTAAGGTTCAGTTAGATGAAGAGTGGGACAAGAGACGAGAAGAACGAGAAAAAGCTACTGCTGATTTAAAAGCAGCGGTGCAAAGAGCTCAGTTTGAGGCTCAAGAGGAACTGCAACGACTATCAGATGTTTATTTAAAACGAGAAACAGAGAAAAAGGAAGTAATTAATAAGCTTGAG GAATCACTGAGAAAAAGCTCAGCACAAGTGGAAGATCTGGTGTCCAAGCTG GAAGACACTAGGCAGAAATTGGTCGATTCTGATAATAAAGTTCGCCAACTAGAAACCCAAGTTTGCGAAGAACAAAAGACCTCTGCAAATACAAGAAAA AAAGTGGAAGAACTTGAACATGAAATAAAAGGATTGAGGAAAGAACTTGAGACTGAAAAG CAGGCAGGCCGAGAAGAAGCATGGGCTAAAGTTTCGGCCCTTGAGCTTGAAATAAATGCTACAATGCGAGATCTTGATTATGAGAGGAGGAGGCTAAAAGGTGCCAGGGAAAGAATTATGCTTCG AGAAACACAGCTACGAGCATTTTATTCTACAACTGAGGAAATCTCCATACTGTTTGCAAAGCAGCAAGAACAACTGAAGACAATGCAGAGAACTCTGGAAGATGAGGAAAATTATGAGAACACATCGGTTGATATTGACCTTAACGTACAGTACCAGAATGTAAATGGAACCAGAGTTAGAGAAAAGGCTCCTACTGGCCATCGTGAAAATAGTACCATGAGGGAAGGCTCCACTACTTCAGCTCAGAGGGTTAATATTTCTAGTGATGAGGCCAGTGTTACTGAGAAGCATGACTGCGGTATGAGAAGTCAAGATGTTGGCGAAAATACACAGGAGGCAGAATTTACAAGTGCTGATCGTTCTGTTAAAGGCATCTTTGGTTTTGACGTTGATGGTGTTGGTACAACACCTATTCTGGAAGGAGATCCCATTGGTACCGAACGTGTCCTTGAAACTGAAAGCTTTGGAATTGGGGTTGAACCGAATATAGATTTGAACAGGTGTGGAACTTTAGGTGGAGATACAATGCAGTTTGATTATGAAACTAATGCACATGAAAGTGATGAACGGGTTCAAACAACTTGCCTAGATACTTCAGTACAATCTCAGTTGAATAAACCACACGAGACTCAAAAATCCACAGAAGACAAAGAAGGTGGAGGCACGACCATGACAACAGAACTTTTAGCTTCAGAAGGTTTTGAGAGGCAGGCCAACGGTACTAATCCTTCCGTCCATGGAGAAAATGTCTTACCTAAATCTAGAGACAACGATAAGAATCGTGCTATGGTAGGTGAGAATCAAAGTAGATCATCTTCCGAGGCTACTACTTCCACGCGTAATGATGAACGTCAAGCATTGAGTGAGATGATTGGAATTGTTGCTCCTGATTTGAAAGAGCAATTTGTGGGTGCTGCTACTTCTGACTCAGGTACTGAAGATTGCGCTGACAGCGAGGATGGTGATCATAATAACTACAGAGTAGCTGCTAAGTCTGGATCAATATCAGATGCAGAAACAGAGGGAAGTGATCAGGCTGATATGGATCAAAAGCATAATGATAAAATGGATGACGATGATGAAACTACAAGTGAAGATTTCGTTGGGTAG
- the LOC107924389 gene encoding uncharacterized protein isoform X3, with protein MATKEDEEKPETPIPSKPSPNSKDFVSQPKQNDVSPPSKLSLSTKELIVSAAANISSHPLQTNDPNVWGVLTAISNNARKRQQGMNMLLTADEHCIGRSVKEISFRIDSNSVSAVHCKIYRKRVTNEDTQHAPNCYTSVFLKDTSTNGTYLNWERLRKNSPEFKVQHGDIISFSAPPQHELAFAFVYREVLTSMHPAEGACAKRKADCADELTCENKRLKGIGIGAPEGPISLDDFRSLQRSNRELRKQLEDQVLTIDTLRNENRATVERHENEDTRQKLVDSDNKVRQLETQVCEEQKTSANTRKKVEELEHEIKGLRKELETEKQAGREEAWAKVSALELEINATMRDLDYERRRLKGARERIMLRETQLRAFYSTTEEISILFAKQQEQLKTMQRTLEDEENYENTSVDIDLNVQYQNVNGTRVREKAPTGHRENSTMREGSTTSAQRVNISSDEASVTEKHDCGMRSQDVGENTQEAEFTSADRSVKGIFGFDVDGVGTTPILEGDPIGTERVLETESFGIGVEPNIDLNRCGTLGGDTMQFDYETNAHESDERVQTTCLDTSVQSQLNKPHETQKSTEDKEGGGTTMTTELLASEGFERQANGTNPSVHGENVLPKSRDNDKNRAMVGENQSRSSSEATTSTRNDERQALSEMIGIVAPDLKEQFVGAATSDSGTEDCADSEDGDHNNYRVAAKSGSISDAETEGSDQADMDQKHNDKMDDDDETTSEDFVG; from the exons ATGGCCacaaaggaagatgaagaaaaacCAGAGACACCAATTCCTTCAAAGCCAAGTCCAAACTCCAAGGACTTTGTGTCCCAGCCCAAGCAAAACGATGTCTCTCCGCCTTCTAAGTTGTCGTTGAGTACCAAAGAGTTAATAGTCTCAGCCGCCGCCAACATCTCCTCTCATCCTCTCCAAACCAACGATCCCAACGTTTGGGGCGTTCTCACCGCTATTTCTAACAATGCCCGCAAACGCCAGCAG GGTATGAATATGCTTTTGACTGCGGATGAGCACTGCATTGGTCGATCAGTAAAGGAAATAAGTTTCCGAATTGATTCAAATTCCGTTAGCGCGGTACATTGCAAAATATATAGGAAGAGAGTGACCAATGAAGATACACAGCATGCCCCCAACTGTTATACATCCGTTTTCTTGAAAGATACAAG cACAAATGGGACGTATCTTAATTGGGAGAGATTGAGAAAGAATAGTCCTGAATTTAAAGTCCAACATGGAGACATCATTTCATTTTCTGCCCCTCCACAACATG AACTTGCTTTTGCGTTTGTATATCGAGAAGTTCTTACCTCTATGCACCCAGCAGAAGGTGCATGTGCAAAAAGAAAAGCTG ACTGTGCAGATGAGCTTACCTGTGAAAACAAAAGATTAAAAGGTATTGGCATTGGTGCTCCTGAGGGTCCTATATCTCTTGATGATTTTCGGAGTCTTCAGCGGTCAAACAGG GAACTGAGAAAGCAATTGGAAGATCAGGTGCTTACAATAGATACATTGCGTAATGAGAATCGTGCAACCGTTGAGCGTCATGAAAAT GAAGACACTAGGCAGAAATTGGTCGATTCTGATAATAAAGTTCGCCAACTAGAAACCCAAGTTTGCGAAGAACAAAAGACCTCTGCAAATACAAGAAAA AAAGTGGAAGAACTTGAACATGAAATAAAAGGATTGAGGAAAGAACTTGAGACTGAAAAG CAGGCAGGCCGAGAAGAAGCATGGGCTAAAGTTTCGGCCCTTGAGCTTGAAATAAATGCTACAATGCGAGATCTTGATTATGAGAGGAGGAGGCTAAAAGGTGCCAGGGAAAGAATTATGCTTCG AGAAACACAGCTACGAGCATTTTATTCTACAACTGAGGAAATCTCCATACTGTTTGCAAAGCAGCAAGAACAACTGAAGACAATGCAGAGAACTCTGGAAGATGAGGAAAATTATGAGAACACATCGGTTGATATTGACCTTAACGTACAGTACCAGAATGTAAATGGAACCAGAGTTAGAGAAAAGGCTCCTACTGGCCATCGTGAAAATAGTACCATGAGGGAAGGCTCCACTACTTCAGCTCAGAGGGTTAATATTTCTAGTGATGAGGCCAGTGTTACTGAGAAGCATGACTGCGGTATGAGAAGTCAAGATGTTGGCGAAAATACACAGGAGGCAGAATTTACAAGTGCTGATCGTTCTGTTAAAGGCATCTTTGGTTTTGACGTTGATGGTGTTGGTACAACACCTATTCTGGAAGGAGATCCCATTGGTACCGAACGTGTCCTTGAAACTGAAAGCTTTGGAATTGGGGTTGAACCGAATATAGATTTGAACAGGTGTGGAACTTTAGGTGGAGATACAATGCAGTTTGATTATGAAACTAATGCACATGAAAGTGATGAACGGGTTCAAACAACTTGCCTAGATACTTCAGTACAATCTCAGTTGAATAAACCACACGAGACTCAAAAATCCACAGAAGACAAAGAAGGTGGAGGCACGACCATGACAACAGAACTTTTAGCTTCAGAAGGTTTTGAGAGGCAGGCCAACGGTACTAATCCTTCCGTCCATGGAGAAAATGTCTTACCTAAATCTAGAGACAACGATAAGAATCGTGCTATGGTAGGTGAGAATCAAAGTAGATCATCTTCCGAGGCTACTACTTCCACGCGTAATGATGAACGTCAAGCATTGAGTGAGATGATTGGAATTGTTGCTCCTGATTTGAAAGAGCAATTTGTGGGTGCTGCTACTTCTGACTCAGGTACTGAAGATTGCGCTGACAGCGAGGATGGTGATCATAATAACTACAGAGTAGCTGCTAAGTCTGGATCAATATCAGATGCAGAAACAGAGGGAAGTGATCAGGCTGATATGGATCAAAAGCATAATGATAAAATGGATGACGATGATGAAACTACAAGTGAAGATTTCGTTGGGTAG